The following proteins are encoded in a genomic region of Montipora foliosa isolate CH-2021 chromosome 8, ASM3666993v2, whole genome shotgun sequence:
- the LOC137968346 gene encoding tropomyosin alpha-1 chain-like, whose product MGNDKEGKASDSNRGEGRKRLRDGGSQTDEEDLMASGRSTSARLDEMNAKLDKVLAVCGEIESLKKEIGELKGELKDLKESLEFAGKEIISLKAEMAETSTTVKENGENMNSFDTDIEVLKRRNIKLEAYTRRENIRIYNIKEESDENTEEQVRNLFVAKLRIPQNDVDAIRFERVHRIPVKPSSQRSQSRGPRPVIVRFSHYQNKEFIRSFYKNLKGTKIGISDDFPREVEEIHKTLYPVLKQAKREQKRAFFNFDKLIINGQIYRGEETKNLPYYGNIMKNFV is encoded by the coding sequence ATGGGAAACGATAAAGAAGGAAAAGCCTCCGATTCCAACCGCGGAGAAGGTCGTAAAAGACTCAGAGATGGTGGATCTCAAACAGATGAAGAAGACCTCATGGCATCCGGGCGCTCAACTTCGGCTCGCCTCGACGAAATGAACGCTAAATTAGACAAAGTTCTCGCAGTATGCGGCGAAATTGAATCACTCAAGAAAGAAATAGGTGAGCTAAAAGGAGAACTTAAAGATCTGAAAGAGTCACTAGAATTTGCCGGGAAAGAGATCATCAGCTTAAAAGCAGAAATGGCTGAAACTTCCACGACAGTTAAAGAAAACGGTGAGAATATGAATTCCTTTGATACTGACATTGAAGTTTTGAAGCGGAGAAATATCAAATTGGAGGCCTACACAAGGCGAGAAAATATAAGAATCTACAACATCAAAGAAGAATCTGATGAAAACACCGAAGAACAGGTTAGAAATCTATTTGTCGCTAAACTGCGAATTCCTCAAAACGATGTTGACGCCATTCGCTTCGAAAGAGTGCATAGAATTCCGGTGAAACCATCAAGTCAAAGATCGCAGAGTCGTGGTCCAAGACCAGTAATTGTTAGATTTAGTCACTATCAGAATAAGGAATTTATCCGCTCCTTTTACAAGAACCTAAAGGGAACTAAGATTGGAATTTCGGACGACTTTCCGAGAGAGGTTGAAGAGATTCATAAAACTCTCTATCCAGttttaaaacaagcgaaacgcGAACAAAAAAGGGCTTTCTTCAACTTCGACAAACTAATCATAAATGGCCAAATCTACAGAGGAGAAGAGACCAAGAACCTCCCCTATTATGGAAACATTATGAAAAACTTCGTATAA